A stretch of the Halomonas sp. BDJS001 genome encodes the following:
- a CDS encoding ABC transporter permease, with product MTAAIKTDKLKRFKNLEFILGVLLVGGIGFAVIFSGWLFPGGGSELNLAYRLTPPLVEPSFPLGTDPLGRDVLARVIIGGEISLKVGVYSALGAVVIGIIMGLVSGYYGGFLDMIVMRFADVQLALPFILLAITFIAVIGGGLTNMIILLIISQWVQYARLVRGSVLSLRDREFILAAKAIGVKDIRILFQHLLPNLIGPVIVLMTLNVANNILLESSLTFLGLGVDPVIPSWGGMLAEGRTYLQTAWWVSVFPGVAILLTVLGLNLLGDWLRDALDPTGRTSL from the coding sequence ATGACGGCAGCTATCAAAACCGACAAATTGAAACGCTTTAAGAACCTTGAGTTTATCCTTGGCGTGCTGCTCGTGGGCGGCATCGGATTTGCCGTGATCTTCTCGGGTTGGCTATTTCCCGGCGGTGGTTCGGAGCTAAATCTAGCCTACCGCTTAACGCCGCCTCTGGTAGAGCCCAGCTTTCCGCTAGGCACTGATCCGTTAGGCAGAGATGTACTAGCGAGGGTGATTATTGGTGGTGAAATCTCGTTAAAAGTCGGCGTCTATTCAGCCCTCGGTGCGGTGGTGATCGGCATCATTATGGGCTTGGTATCCGGCTACTACGGTGGGTTCCTGGATATGATCGTGATGCGCTTTGCCGACGTGCAACTGGCGCTGCCCTTTATCCTGCTGGCAATTACCTTTATCGCCGTGATTGGTGGCGGGCTAACCAATATGATTATTCTGTTGATTATCTCCCAGTGGGTGCAGTACGCGCGCTTGGTACGCGGCTCGGTGCTATCGCTGCGCGACCGGGAGTTTATTCTGGCGGCTAAAGCGATTGGGGTGAAGGATATCCGTATTCTGTTCCAGCATCTGTTGCCTAATCTAATTGGCCCCGTCATCGTGCTGATGACCCTTAATGTCGCCAATAATATTCTGCTTGAGAGCAGCCTGACGTTTTTAGGACTAGGCGTCGATCCGGTGATTCCCAGCTGGGGCGGCATGCTGGCGGAAGGGCGTACGTATCTGCAGACAGCATGGTGGGTTAGTGTATTTCCTGGTGTGGCCATTTTGTTAACCGTGCTGGGGCTGAACCTGCTGGGTGACTGGCTACGTGATGCCCTGGATCCGACTGGACGTACCTCCCTATGA
- a CDS encoding peptidase M14, whose protein sequence is MTNTPPTEILLERSFPRTTNALLDEYAAPAYQGYLLEAWVFDDEAERQATETAFKAAGISARLRSAYKPLVHFFLEEFSWASLQSLVIEYPVLAHAPRRFLLEAYPLAALLPPGVSLRWEVDTTATTISTPFYYRVRVERSTGEVETYCVEAPNRQHLDHVDEAQCSPCGWLRLISPSGEVSESIVETDFEALFQAAMATLSSTQWQAASPYFEELNFTVHLPCSDRRLVLGDEHISLAEALHEELYFSSLEYFQRRAGLALGDRSIQPGQIVPEVSSPGEQAYLKVSLRPLDASQLPRAEVELESAQQAIGVEQIEALLAALGGQALQAKTRAGRAVEARYIVGGDRAVMISAGQHANETSGVVGALRAARQLDGDPEAHFVISPLENPDGYALQGRLVADQPRHMHHAARYTAFGNDLQSQPLGQPFEHAIREQAFSLSNAGLNINLHGYPAHEWTRPLSGYVPRGFEMWTIPKGFFLIMRYQPGYETAAEQLVEAVTQQLAQVPGLVEFNAAQIALFEIHAGALTFPMLNGFPYLSSEDADQLTPLMLITEYPDETLTGEPFVQAHTAQMATVVAAYNAFQTLSLSG, encoded by the coding sequence ATGACCAACACTCCCCCTACCGAGATTTTGTTGGAACGCTCTTTTCCACGCACCACCAATGCCTTGCTTGATGAGTATGCCGCACCTGCCTATCAAGGGTATCTGTTGGAGGCGTGGGTGTTTGACGATGAGGCCGAACGCCAAGCCACAGAAACGGCCTTCAAGGCTGCTGGTATTAGTGCGCGGCTGCGCAGTGCCTATAAGCCCCTGGTGCATTTCTTTTTAGAGGAGTTCTCGTGGGCGTCGCTGCAGTCGTTGGTCATTGAGTACCCGGTGTTAGCACATGCGCCGCGTCGCTTTCTTTTGGAAGCCTACCCGCTGGCGGCGCTACTTCCGCCAGGTGTATCGCTACGCTGGGAAGTTGATACCACGGCCACCACTATCTCTACGCCTTTTTATTATCGTGTCCGTGTGGAGCGTAGCACCGGGGAGGTGGAAACGTATTGTGTTGAAGCGCCTAATCGCCAACATCTGGATCATGTAGACGAAGCACAGTGTTCACCCTGCGGCTGGCTGCGGCTCATTTCTCCCAGTGGAGAGGTGAGCGAGTCGATTGTTGAGACGGATTTTGAGGCGCTGTTTCAAGCGGCGATGGCGACGTTATCCTCAACCCAGTGGCAGGCAGCATCTCCCTACTTCGAAGAGCTCAATTTTACGGTGCATTTGCCCTGTAGCGACCGCCGCCTAGTGCTGGGCGATGAGCATATTAGCCTTGCCGAGGCGCTTCATGAGGAACTCTATTTTTCTAGTCTGGAGTATTTTCAGCGGCGAGCAGGGTTGGCGCTGGGGGATCGATCCATTCAGCCGGGGCAGATTGTGCCGGAAGTCTCCTCTCCGGGGGAGCAAGCCTATTTGAAAGTCAGCCTACGGCCTTTGGATGCCTCCCAACTACCACGGGCCGAGGTGGAGCTGGAGAGCGCTCAACAGGCTATCGGCGTTGAGCAAATAGAGGCGTTATTGGCAGCGTTGGGTGGTCAGGCGTTACAGGCCAAGACACGGGCGGGGAGAGCGGTAGAGGCGCGTTATATCGTCGGCGGTGACCGTGCCGTGATGATCAGTGCTGGGCAGCATGCCAACGAGACCTCCGGCGTAGTGGGGGCCTTACGTGCCGCTCGGCAGCTTGACGGTGATCCAGAGGCCCACTTTGTCATCTCGCCGCTGGAAAACCCTGATGGCTACGCATTGCAAGGCCGGCTCGTCGCCGATCAGCCGCGGCATATGCACCACGCGGCGCGCTATACCGCCTTTGGTAATGACCTCCAGAGCCAGCCGCTTGGGCAGCCATTTGAACATGCTATTCGTGAACAGGCATTCTCTCTCAGTAATGCCGGACTAAATATCAATCTGCACGGCTACCCCGCCCATGAGTGGACGCGGCCGTTAAGCGGTTACGTGCCCCGCGGCTTTGAGATGTGGACGATTCCCAAGGGATTCTTTTTGATCATGCGCTATCAACCAGGCTATGAAACAGCCGCCGAGCAGTTGGTGGAAGCTGTTACCCAGCAGCTTGCGCAAGTGCCTGGGCTGGTTGAATTTAATGCCGCGCAAATTGCGCTATTTGAGATCCATGCGGGGGCGTTAACCTTCCCGATGTTGAATGGCTTCCCCTACTTAAGCTCGGAAGACGCCGATCAATTAACGCCATTGATGCTGATCACTGAATACCCTGATGAAACCCTAACCGGCGAGCCCTTTGTACAGGCACATACCGCGCAAATGGCAACGGTGGTGGCGGCCTATAACGCCTTTCAAACGCTCTCACTAAGTGGTTAA
- a CDS encoding VRR-NUC domain-containing protein — protein MNSAFATPTASLDDPLYYLTNFRFVLAWVGERHADLLAAGELTFVEQFESLPQASQALLVRMVMRKGELFRLSKLSYAEVGDSAEAMAPLIALGWVDSDPGLSIEELFNQLRLGELRQLLAEDIRAAGLSLTSAKTALYDTLAGRLTHTVPLHTWWPNAPDCVVRLTVMETCDRLRLMFFGNLRQDWAEFVLTELGLQRFEVVPFTPHSRAFQSRQEVDTYLALHRLRQRLDAGELPADLYLELPPASDNRWLATRRARLLLQLGREAERSGDSALALTLYGDANSSEARIRQLRVLERLGEHQAALERVIQALGSSPNETEHQALARLLPRLQRRLKLPVVPSEPEPTHERWDLLLPGPQGVERAVVQALSEPQAPIYYVENSLLTGLFGLLCWSAIFAPLPGAFFHPFHNGPADLYRDDFVSRRRDAFDACLAQLEDGSYREVIRATWREKQGLASPFVHWPIVDEPLVELALKCLPAEHLRACFERLLGDLKANRAGLPDLIQFMPDAPAGEPRYRMIEVKGPGDRLQDNQRRWLTFFHRHEMPVAVCYVRWADSAEPTS, from the coding sequence ATGAACAGTGCTTTCGCGACACCGACCGCCTCCCTCGATGACCCCCTCTACTACCTGACGAACTTTCGCTTCGTTTTGGCCTGGGTGGGGGAGCGCCATGCTGATCTGCTCGCGGCAGGCGAGCTCACTTTTGTTGAACAGTTTGAAAGCTTGCCGCAGGCCTCTCAAGCGCTCCTGGTGCGCATGGTAATGCGCAAGGGAGAACTGTTTCGGCTCAGCAAGCTCAGTTATGCTGAGGTAGGTGACAGCGCCGAAGCGATGGCGCCCTTGATCGCGCTTGGCTGGGTCGATAGTGATCCTGGGCTGAGTATTGAAGAGCTATTTAACCAACTTCGCCTCGGCGAGTTGCGTCAGCTATTGGCAGAGGATATTCGCGCCGCTGGGTTAAGCCTAACTAGCGCCAAAACCGCGCTCTACGACACCCTGGCAGGCCGACTTACCCACACCGTACCGCTGCATACCTGGTGGCCCAATGCGCCTGATTGTGTGGTGCGTCTCACCGTCATGGAGACCTGTGACCGGCTGCGGCTGATGTTCTTTGGCAACCTGCGCCAGGACTGGGCCGAGTTCGTGCTGACCGAGCTGGGTCTGCAGCGTTTTGAAGTGGTGCCGTTCACGCCGCACTCCCGTGCTTTCCAATCGCGCCAGGAGGTCGATACCTATTTAGCACTCCACCGCCTGCGCCAACGCCTTGATGCAGGGGAACTGCCCGCCGACCTGTACCTTGAATTGCCGCCAGCGTCGGACAACCGCTGGCTGGCCACGCGGCGGGCCCGGTTACTGCTGCAACTGGGCCGCGAGGCTGAGCGCAGCGGTGACTCCGCGCTTGCGCTGACACTCTATGGCGATGCAAATAGTAGCGAAGCGCGCATTCGACAGCTACGTGTGTTGGAGCGATTGGGCGAACATCAAGCGGCTTTGGAACGGGTGATCCAGGCGCTGGGTAGCAGCCCTAACGAGACCGAACACCAGGCCCTGGCGCGGCTGCTGCCCCGTTTGCAGCGGCGGCTTAAACTACCCGTGGTACCGAGTGAGCCAGAGCCCACCCATGAGCGTTGGGATTTACTACTGCCCGGGCCACAGGGCGTGGAGCGCGCCGTGGTTCAAGCACTTAGCGAGCCCCAGGCACCGATCTACTACGTGGAAAACAGCTTGCTAACCGGGCTGTTTGGATTGCTCTGCTGGTCGGCTATTTTCGCCCCGCTCCCCGGCGCCTTCTTTCACCCTTTTCACAACGGCCCGGCGGACTTGTACCGCGACGATTTTGTGTCCCGGCGGCGCGATGCCTTCGACGCCTGCCTGGCGCAGCTGGAAGACGGTAGCTATCGTGAGGTGATTCGGGCGACATGGCGGGAGAAACAGGGGCTGGCCTCCCCCTTTGTGCACTGGCCAATTGTCGATGAGCCGCTGGTTGAGCTGGCGCTCAAGTGTCTCCCCGCTGAGCATTTACGGGCCTGTTTCGAGCGCTTGCTGGGTGACTTGAAAGCCAACCGGGCAGGGCTGCCGGATTTGATTCAGTTTATGCCCGACGCACCCGCGGGTGAGCCGCGCTACCGGATGATCGAAGTCAAAGGCCCCGGTGACCGGCTACAGGATAACCAGCGCCGCTGGCTCACA